The proteins below are encoded in one region of Qipengyuania sp. HL-TH1:
- a CDS encoding 8-amino-7-oxononanoate synthase: MDTGRTTNTPLAAQVDDLAGLAHAARLRSLSLPGGTDFSSNDYLALAGSGRLKNAVMDALERGVPVGSGGSRLLRGNHPEHEALEAEAARFFGCESALFLANGYGANSVLLSALPQRGDAIFYDALVHASAHEGMRLSRAECIAVPHNDVGAFAEALAHWRAGNAAGQAWIAVETLYSMDGDRAPIAELADLADRHGAVLLADDAHATGVFGNGGRGLAADIDGRDNAIVLRTCGKALGGEGALLCGPRVMRDHVINRGRGFIFSTAPSPLMAACVREALRIVEEEPGRREALHDLVGYAGCKLAPFGVSASGSQIMPLVLGDEARTMQIAGALRSAGFDIRGIRPPTVPAGSSRLRISLTLNSGRAQIDALAGTLSEILA; this comes from the coding sequence ATGGATACGGGGCGCACCACCAACACTCCGCTTGCCGCGCAGGTCGATGATCTGGCGGGTCTGGCGCACGCGGCGCGGCTGCGCAGCCTTTCGCTTCCCGGCGGCACCGATTTCTCGTCGAACGATTACCTCGCGCTGGCGGGCAGCGGGAGGCTCAAGAACGCCGTGATGGACGCGCTCGAGCGCGGCGTCCCAGTCGGTTCGGGCGGTTCGCGGCTGCTACGCGGTAACCACCCCGAACACGAAGCGCTGGAGGCGGAGGCCGCGCGCTTCTTCGGCTGCGAAAGCGCGCTGTTCCTTGCCAATGGCTACGGCGCCAACAGCGTCCTGCTGTCGGCACTGCCCCAACGCGGCGATGCGATCTTCTACGACGCGCTGGTCCATGCCAGCGCGCACGAAGGGATGCGTCTGTCGCGGGCCGAATGCATTGCCGTGCCGCACAATGATGTCGGCGCCTTTGCCGAAGCGCTCGCGCACTGGCGGGCCGGCAATGCCGCGGGCCAGGCTTGGATTGCGGTCGAAACGCTCTACAGCATGGACGGCGACCGCGCGCCGATTGCCGAATTGGCCGACCTGGCTGACCGCCATGGCGCGGTGCTGCTGGCCGACGATGCGCATGCCACCGGCGTGTTCGGCAATGGCGGCCGGGGGCTGGCAGCGGATATCGACGGGCGCGATAACGCGATCGTGCTGCGCACCTGCGGCAAGGCCCTGGGCGGCGAAGGGGCGCTGCTGTGTGGGCCGCGCGTAATGCGTGACCATGTCATCAACCGCGGGCGGGGCTTCATCTTCTCCACCGCGCCATCGCCCCTGATGGCTGCCTGCGTGCGCGAGGCGCTGAGGATCGTGGAGGAGGAGCCCGGACGGCGTGAAGCGCTGCACGATCTGGTCGGCTATGCGGGCTGCAAACTCGCGCCCTTCGGCGTCAGCGCCAGCGGATCGCAGATTATGCCGCTGGTGCTGGGTGACGAAGCACGCACCATGCAGATTGCCGGCGCGCTGCGCAGCGCGGGCTTCGATATCCGCGGCATTCGCCCGCCCACCGTGCCTGCGGGCAGCAGCCGCCTGCGCATCTCGCTCACTCTCAATAGCGGCCGGGCACAGATCGATGCGCTGGCCGGCACGCTTTCGGAGATTCTCGCATGA
- a CDS encoding NAD(P)/FAD-dependent oxidoreductase, whose translation MEHGFDAIVLGAGAAGLMCAARAGQRGRRVLVLERASAPGKKILISGGGRCNFTNIGAGPANYLSANPHFAKSALARYTAQDFLELVESYGIAWHEKTLGQLFCDGSAKQIVALLLEECAKGGVEIRCGEEIARVEQDDGFTITTQTGSYRAPALVIATGGPSIPKMGATGFAYDLARQFGLKLVEPRPALVPLTLGGEEVLFRDISGVSAPVAVSANEASFAEAALFTHRGLSGPAILQASSYWRPGEPLFVDFLPQRDAAWLLDAKRANPRAGLRAHLRDAFPARLADILTDKLALEGELGNLPDKALRAAGERLKRWEFRPNGTEGFAKAEVTVGGISTAELSSKTMAAKRIPGLYTIGEAVDVTGWLGGYNFQWAWASGVAAGDAL comes from the coding sequence ATGGAACATGGCTTCGATGCGATCGTCCTGGGCGCCGGGGCTGCGGGCCTGATGTGCGCGGCGCGTGCGGGGCAGCGCGGGCGCCGCGTGCTGGTGCTCGAACGCGCGAGCGCGCCAGGGAAGAAAATCCTCATCTCGGGCGGCGGGCGCTGCAATTTCACCAATATCGGTGCGGGTCCGGCCAATTACCTGTCCGCCAACCCGCATTTCGCCAAATCGGCGCTGGCGCGCTACACCGCGCAGGACTTCCTCGAACTGGTCGAAAGCTATGGTATCGCCTGGCACGAAAAGACGCTCGGCCAATTGTTCTGCGACGGCTCGGCCAAGCAGATCGTCGCGCTCCTGCTCGAGGAATGCGCCAAGGGCGGCGTCGAGATCCGCTGCGGCGAAGAGATCGCGCGGGTCGAACAAGACGACGGTTTCACAATTACCACGCAGACCGGCAGCTATCGCGCCCCGGCGCTGGTAATCGCGACCGGCGGCCCTTCCATCCCCAAGATGGGCGCGACCGGCTTCGCCTATGATCTCGCGCGGCAATTCGGTCTCAAACTGGTCGAGCCGCGCCCCGCGCTGGTCCCGCTGACGCTGGGCGGCGAGGAAGTGCTGTTCCGCGACATTTCGGGCGTGTCTGCGCCGGTCGCCGTATCGGCCAATGAGGCCAGCTTTGCCGAAGCCGCGCTGTTCACGCATCGCGGCCTGTCCGGCCCGGCGATCCTGCAGGCCAGTTCCTATTGGCGACCGGGCGAACCCCTGTTCGTGGACTTCCTGCCGCAGCGCGACGCGGCTTGGCTGCTCGACGCCAAGCGCGCCAATCCGCGCGCGGGCCTGCGCGCGCACTTGCGCGACGCCTTCCCCGCTCGGCTGGCGGATATTCTGACCGACAAGCTCGCGCTCGAAGGCGAGCTGGGCAATCTGCCCGACAAGGCGCTGCGCGCCGCGGGCGAACGGCTCAAGCGGTGGGAATTCCGCCCCAATGGCACCGAGGGCTTTGCCAAGGCCGAGGTTACCGTGGGCGGCATCTCGACCGCCGAACTGTCATCGAAGACGATGGCCGCCAAGCGTATCCCCGGCCTCTATACCATTGGCGAGGCGGTCGATGTGACCGGATGGCTGGGCGGCTACAATTTCCAGTGGGCCTGGGCGAGCGGGGTCGCGGCGGGCGACGCGCTGTAG
- the bioD gene encoding dethiobiotin synthase gives MSAFTVTGTDTDVGKTVFAAALTGALDAHYWKPVQAGLEEGGDRAQVAKLAGLPETRVLPEAYRLATPCSPHRAAEIDGVAIDPDRLALPAQRPLVVEGAGGALVPLGGDLLYADMFARWGLPAIVVARTALGTINHSLLTIEALRARGVAIHGVAFVGDAVEDSEATICRLGAVKRLGRLPLLCSLDAASLAQAFTDNFDLADFT, from the coding sequence ATGAGTGCATTCACTGTCACCGGAACCGATACCGACGTCGGCAAGACCGTCTTCGCTGCCGCGCTCACTGGCGCGCTCGATGCGCACTACTGGAAGCCAGTGCAGGCGGGGCTGGAAGAAGGCGGCGACCGGGCGCAGGTGGCGAAGCTTGCGGGATTGCCCGAAACCCGCGTGCTGCCCGAGGCCTATCGCCTGGCGACGCCCTGTTCGCCGCACCGCGCCGCCGAGATCGACGGGGTCGCCATCGATCCCGACCGGCTGGCGCTCCCCGCGCAGCGTCCGCTAGTGGTCGAGGGGGCCGGCGGCGCACTGGTCCCGCTCGGTGGGGACTTGCTCTACGCCGACATGTTCGCGCGCTGGGGCCTGCCTGCGATCGTGGTGGCGCGCACCGCGCTGGGCACGATCAACCATTCGCTGCTGACGATCGAAGCGCTGCGCGCGCGCGGGGTGGCAATCCACGGCGTGGCCTTCGTCGGCGACGCGGTGGAGGACAGCGAAGCGACGATCTGCCGGCTCGGCGCCGTGAAGCGGCTGGGCCGGCTGCCGCTGCTCTGCTCGCTCGACGCGGCGTCGCTCGCCCAGGCCTTTACCGACAATTTCGACCTGGCGGATTTCACATGA
- a CDS encoding ribonuclease E/G codes for MSDSGGPGSDGPEWLVEHGIGESRALLVHGEEVVAAKLHWSGDLPVDSTALAQLVSKPAGGARGLARMANGTEILIDRIPPRATEGSALTLRITRAAIAERGRFKRAQGRVIESEADAPPPRDNVFVLGVAVRRLPGGEWDEIWHAAAAGEVAFTGGALLFSVTPAMTLIDIDGDLAPRDLALAAIPAIARWLRLFDLGGSIGIDFPTLAAKADRKAVDTALDAALAGWPHERTAMNGFGFVHIVARLTGPSLLHRFASARVGAAARMALRRAELVDGPGVTLLAIHPALKARLKPEWIAELERRTARPLRIETDPGLAIEAATAQIVPHDE; via the coding sequence TTGTCTGACAGCGGGGGGCCTGGCAGCGACGGGCCCGAATGGCTGGTCGAACACGGGATCGGCGAAAGCCGCGCGCTGCTGGTCCACGGCGAAGAGGTGGTCGCCGCAAAATTGCACTGGTCGGGCGACCTCCCGGTCGACAGCACCGCGCTCGCGCAACTGGTGTCCAAGCCCGCCGGGGGTGCACGCGGGCTCGCGCGGATGGCGAATGGCACCGAAATCCTCATCGACCGCATTCCGCCCCGGGCGACCGAGGGCAGCGCGCTGACCCTGCGCATAACCCGCGCCGCGATTGCCGAGCGCGGGCGCTTCAAGCGCGCGCAGGGCCGCGTTATCGAGAGCGAGGCCGACGCACCGCCGCCGCGCGACAATGTCTTCGTGCTGGGCGTTGCGGTCCGCCGCCTGCCCGGGGGCGAGTGGGACGAGATCTGGCATGCCGCCGCCGCGGGCGAGGTCGCGTTCACAGGCGGCGCACTGCTGTTCAGCGTGACACCCGCGATGACGCTGATCGATATCGATGGCGATCTGGCGCCGCGCGACCTCGCGCTTGCCGCGATCCCCGCGATTGCGCGCTGGCTGCGCCTGTTCGACCTCGGCGGTTCGATCGGGATCGATTTTCCCACGCTGGCCGCCAAAGCCGACCGCAAGGCGGTCGATACCGCGCTCGACGCCGCGCTGGCGGGCTGGCCGCATGAACGCACCGCAATGAACGGCTTCGGCTTCGTCCATATCGTCGCGCGGCTGACGGGGCCCTCGCTGCTCCACCGCTTCGCCTCTGCGCGCGTGGGTGCTGCGGCGCGCATGGCGCTGCGCCGCGCGGAGTTGGTCGACGGGCCGGGCGTGACGCTGCTGGCCATCCACCCGGCGCTCAAGGCCAGGCTCAAGCCCGAATGGATCGCCGAACTCGAACGCCGCACCGCGCGCCCTTTGCGGATAGAGACCGATCCCGGGCTTGCGATCGAGGCCGCCACCGCCCAGATCGTGCCGCATGACGAGTAA
- a CDS encoding Maf family protein, which produces MGQPTLILASASPRRRELIARLGLEPAAINPADIDETPAAGERPRDYAIRMAREKAQAAASDDGFVLAGDTVVAAGRRILPKAEDEVTARKCLELLSGRRHRVLSAIALRAPDGHMRERLCETMVLFKRLSAEEIDAYLASGEWEGKAGGYAIQGLAEGLISRIQGSHSGVVGLPLYETRALLKSAGFQIV; this is translated from the coding sequence GTGGGCCAGCCCACACTCATCCTCGCATCGGCCAGCCCCCGCAGGCGCGAATTGATCGCGCGCCTCGGGCTGGAGCCGGCTGCGATCAATCCCGCCGATATCGACGAAACGCCCGCTGCCGGCGAACGCCCGCGCGACTATGCCATCCGCATGGCGCGCGAGAAGGCGCAGGCCGCCGCATCGGACGACGGCTTCGTGCTTGCCGGCGATACGGTGGTCGCCGCTGGACGCCGCATCCTGCCCAAGGCTGAGGACGAAGTGACCGCGCGGAAATGCCTCGAACTGCTTTCGGGCCGCCGCCACCGTGTGCTCTCGGCAATCGCGCTGCGCGCGCCCGATGGCCATATGCGCGAACGGCTGTGCGAGACCATGGTCCTGTTCAAGCGTCTCTCCGCCGAGGAGATCGACGCCTATCTCGCCAGCGGCGAATGGGAGGGCAAGGCCGGGGGCTATGCCATCCAGGGCCTCGCCGAGGGGCTGATCTCGCGCATCCAGGGCAGCCATTCGGGGGTTGTCGGACTGCCGCTCTACGAAACGCGCGCGCTGCTCAAATCCGCAGGGTTCCAGATTGTCTGA
- the infA gene encoding translation initiation factor IF-1, translated as MAKEELLEMRGKVVELLPNAMFRVELENGHEVLGHTAGKMRKNRIRVLVGDEVLCELTPYDLTKARITYRFMPGRGGPGPQ; from the coding sequence ATGGCGAAAGAAGAACTTCTCGAAATGCGCGGCAAGGTGGTTGAACTGCTGCCCAATGCGATGTTCCGCGTCGAGCTCGAGAACGGCCATGAAGTGCTTGGTCACACCGCCGGCAAGATGCGCAAGAACCGCATCCGCGTGCTGGTGGGCGACGAAGTCCTGTGCGAACTCACGCCTTACGATCTGACCAAGGCGCGGATCACCTACCGCTTTATGCCCGGTCGCGGCGGCCCCGGCCCGCAGTAA
- a CDS encoding sodium:proton antiporter — translation MHDTASTALSAFDIAAILVVASALLGWFNHHFLKLPHVIGLTVMGALGAIGLTVADAFIPGVTLDDWVADTLQQMNFTETLLQGMLSFLLFAGALHVDLDRLKVAWLPVLLLSTVGVMISTVLVGLAMWGVGMVLALGIAPIWYFVFGALIAPTDPVSVLGVLREEKVPQSLQSAVAGESLFNDGVGIVVFIILLGAAVSGNDFSFAEGARLFAIEAGGGILIGLVAGYVGYRALAGMDEYTLEVLVTLAVVMGGYALCNYLTLSGPLAMAVAGLLIGNHGVTYAMSDVTRDYLVKFWELVDELLNSVLFLLIGLEMIVLVAGFDELVLALAAIPLTLAARGVGIFVSTKAIPAARLQDKGAGRVLWWGGLRGGISIALALSLPAGETRDLILAATFAAVLFSVLVQRATLGRLIEKLKRDHAPAVEDDTAAAAGPPPPP, via the coding sequence ATGCATGATACTGCCAGCACCGCGCTCTCCGCTTTCGACATCGCCGCAATCCTTGTCGTCGCTTCGGCGCTGCTTGGCTGGTTCAACCATCATTTCCTCAAGCTGCCGCATGTCATCGGGCTGACCGTTATGGGCGCGCTGGGGGCAATCGGGCTGACAGTGGCCGATGCCTTCATTCCCGGCGTGACGCTCGACGACTGGGTCGCCGACACGCTGCAGCAGATGAATTTCACCGAGACGCTGCTGCAGGGCATGCTCAGCTTCCTGCTGTTTGCCGGCGCGCTGCATGTCGATCTCGACCGCCTCAAGGTCGCGTGGCTGCCGGTGCTGCTGCTCTCCACCGTCGGCGTGATGATTTCGACCGTGCTCGTCGGGCTCGCCATGTGGGGCGTGGGCATGGTGCTCGCGCTGGGGATCGCGCCGATCTGGTATTTCGTCTTCGGCGCGCTGATCGCCCCGACCGACCCGGTTTCGGTGCTCGGCGTGCTGCGCGAGGAGAAGGTCCCGCAATCGCTGCAGAGCGCGGTGGCGGGCGAAAGCCTGTTCAATGACGGCGTCGGCATCGTGGTGTTCATCATCCTGCTCGGCGCGGCAGTGAGCGGGAATGACTTTTCCTTCGCCGAGGGCGCACGGCTGTTCGCGATCGAGGCGGGCGGCGGCATCCTGATCGGGCTCGTCGCGGGCTATGTCGGCTACCGCGCGCTGGCGGGGATGGACGAATACACGCTCGAGGTGCTGGTCACGCTGGCAGTGGTCATGGGCGGCTATGCGCTATGCAATTACCTGACGCTCTCGGGTCCGCTGGCGATGGCGGTGGCCGGCCTGCTGATCGGCAACCACGGCGTTACCTATGCGATGAGCGACGTGACGCGCGATTATCTCGTCAAATTCTGGGAGCTGGTCGACGAATTGCTCAATTCGGTGCTGTTCCTGCTGATCGGGCTGGAAATGATCGTGCTGGTCGCGGGCTTTGACGAGTTAGTGCTGGCGCTGGCCGCGATCCCGCTGACGCTGGCCGCGCGCGGGGTCGGTATCTTTGTCTCGACCAAGGCGATCCCCGCTGCACGGCTGCAGGACAAGGGCGCAGGCCGCGTGCTGTGGTGGGGCGGGCTGCGCGGCGGCATTTCGATCGCGCTGGCGCTGTCGCTGCCCGCGGGCGAGACGCGCGATCTGATCCTCGCCGCGACCTTCGCCGCGGTGCTGTTCAGCGTCCTTGTCCAGCGCGCCACGCTGGGGCGGTTGATCGAGAAGCTGAAACGCGACCACGCCCCCGCGGTCGAAGACGATACCGCCGCCGCAGCAGGCCCGCCGCCTCCGCCCTAG
- the yacG gene encoding DNA gyrase inhibitor YacG produces the protein MTSKPRPCPICRKPRSEEHTPFCSTRCRDRDLAQWFGDGYAVPARPALPEEIAAEVTKGQDD, from the coding sequence ATGACGAGTAAGCCCCGCCCCTGCCCGATCTGCCGCAAGCCGCGCAGCGAGGAGCACACGCCGTTCTGTTCGACCCGCTGCCGCGACCGCGACCTCGCGCAATGGTTCGGCGATGGCTATGCGGTGCCGGCGCGCCCCGCCCTGCCCGAGGAAATCGCGGCGGAAGTCACCAAGGGGCAGGACGACTAA
- a CDS encoding TonB-dependent receptor, with amino-acid sequence MTIRSTAARFLGASTLAFAAFAAQPALAQDVDADSSGTAEAGAGQLNTIIVTANRREENLQDVAVSAATLDASTVRTIFDAGAEITALAARVPGLFIESSNGRAAPRFYIRGLGNTDFDLAASQPVSVVMDDVVMENVTLKSFPIFDVERIEVLRGPQGTLFGRNTPAGIVKIDTVKPGDEFAVDGSVSYGSFNSISADGGVTLPLAPGVVSLRLSGLWQQRDNWVDNGFTGEEDAYGAYSEVAGRAQLLITPGDRLSILGSYSIRDLDGQSTLFRANILGPGDNELNDNYDRDTVFYDAGGRNEAAYKAEIASAKVDYEADFATFTSITSWANSEGRSRGDIDGGWIVRDENGDVIETGPGFIPFESDTQDSIDLEQFTQEVRIASNSNGPVQWQVGGFYFDSDFDVTTIGFPFPPPVTVNHTNESWAVFGQVTGEITPALKLTGGLRYTEDEKQFAVTQTSFISGPDAQERSVKDERISWDLAAFYDVGTDASVYARVASGFRAPTIQGRDVAFGSAPSIATSEKIMSYEAGFKSEFAGRSVRLNGAVYYYTIDDPQFTAVGGAGNLVQLVNAEEGRGYGFELDSAFQITPDFLVTAGVSWNKTEIQDDTLAVGICAQCTVTDPTVVLSGNTRALVDGNPFPNAPEWIADITARYGVPVGNAGEIFAFTDWAYQGKTNLFIYESAEFNTNNQIEGGLRVGYAKLDGTFEVAAFVRNILDADNVKGGIDFNNNTAFVNDPRVFGISARVSY; translated from the coding sequence ATGACCATTCGATCCACCGCTGCCCGTTTTCTCGGCGCCAGCACGCTCGCCTTCGCGGCGTTCGCTGCGCAACCCGCCCTCGCGCAGGATGTCGACGCCGACAGCTCCGGCACCGCAGAAGCCGGCGCGGGCCAGCTCAACACGATTATCGTGACCGCCAACCGGCGCGAGGAAAACCTGCAGGATGTCGCGGTTTCGGCAGCGACGCTCGATGCCAGCACCGTGCGCACGATCTTCGATGCGGGCGCTGAAATCACCGCGCTGGCCGCGCGCGTGCCGGGTCTGTTCATCGAAAGCTCGAACGGCCGCGCCGCACCGCGCTTCTACATCCGCGGGCTCGGCAATACCGATTTCGATCTCGCCGCATCGCAGCCGGTCTCGGTGGTGATGGACGATGTCGTGATGGAAAACGTCACGCTCAAGTCCTTCCCGATCTTCGACGTTGAGCGCATCGAAGTGCTGCGCGGGCCGCAGGGCACGCTGTTCGGCCGCAATACGCCCGCCGGCATCGTCAAGATCGACACGGTCAAGCCCGGTGACGAATTCGCGGTTGACGGTTCGGTCAGCTACGGCAGCTTCAACAGCATCTCGGCCGATGGCGGCGTGACGCTGCCGCTCGCACCCGGGGTGGTGTCGCTGCGCCTTTCGGGCCTGTGGCAGCAGCGCGACAATTGGGTCGACAACGGCTTCACCGGTGAAGAGGACGCCTATGGCGCCTACAGCGAAGTCGCCGGCCGTGCGCAGCTGCTGATCACCCCCGGCGATCGCCTCTCGATCCTCGGCAGCTACTCGATCCGCGACCTCGACGGCCAGTCGACGCTGTTCCGCGCCAATATCCTCGGCCCGGGCGACAACGAGCTGAACGACAATTACGACCGCGACACCGTGTTCTACGACGCCGGCGGGCGTAACGAAGCCGCCTACAAGGCCGAGATCGCGAGTGCCAAGGTCGATTACGAAGCCGATTTCGCGACCTTCACTAGCATCACCAGCTGGGCCAACAGCGAAGGCCGCAGCCGCGGCGATATCGACGGTGGATGGATCGTTCGCGATGAAAATGGCGATGTGATCGAGACCGGTCCCGGTTTCATCCCGTTTGAATCGGATACGCAGGATTCGATCGATCTCGAGCAGTTCACGCAGGAAGTCCGCATCGCCTCGAATTCGAACGGCCCGGTGCAATGGCAGGTCGGCGGCTTCTACTTCGACAGCGATTTCGACGTCACCACCATCGGCTTCCCGTTCCCGCCGCCGGTCACCGTCAACCACACCAATGAAAGCTGGGCGGTATTCGGCCAGGTGACGGGTGAAATCACCCCTGCGCTCAAGCTGACCGGCGGCCTGCGCTATACCGAGGACGAGAAGCAGTTCGCGGTGACGCAGACCTCCTTCATCTCGGGTCCGGATGCGCAGGAGCGCAGCGTCAAGGACGAGCGGATCAGCTGGGACCTTGCCGCATTCTACGATGTCGGCACCGACGCCAGCGTCTATGCCCGCGTAGCGAGCGGTTTCCGCGCGCCGACCATCCAGGGCCGCGACGTCGCCTTCGGTTCGGCACCGTCGATCGCGACCTCGGAAAAGATCATGAGCTACGAGGCCGGGTTCAAGTCCGAATTCGCGGGCCGCAGCGTGCGTCTGAACGGCGCGGTCTATTACTACACGATCGACGATCCGCAGTTCACTGCGGTGGGCGGCGCGGGCAACCTCGTGCAGCTGGTCAATGCCGAGGAAGGCCGCGGCTACGGTTTCGAACTCGACAGCGCCTTCCAGATCACGCCCGACTTCCTCGTCACTGCAGGCGTCAGCTGGAACAAGACCGAGATCCAGGACGACACGCTGGCTGTGGGCATCTGTGCGCAGTGCACCGTGACCGACCCGACCGTGGTCCTGTCGGGCAACACGCGCGCGCTGGTGGACGGCAACCCGTTCCCCAATGCGCCCGAATGGATCGCCGACATCACCGCGCGCTACGGCGTTCCGGTGGGCAATGCGGGTGAGATCTTCGCCTTCACCGACTGGGCCTACCAGGGCAAGACCAACCTGTTCATCTACGAAAGCGCCGAATTCAACACCAACAACCAGATCGAAGGCGGGCTGCGCGTCGGCTATGCCAAGCTCGACGGCACGTTCGAAGTCGCCGCTTTCGTGCGCAACATCCTCGATGCCGACAATGTGAAGGGCGGCATCGACTTCAACAACAACACCGCCTTCGTCAACGATCCGCGCGTGTTCGGTATCTCGGCCCGCGTCAGCTACTAA
- a CDS encoding adenosylmethionine--8-amino-7-oxononanoate transaminase translates to MTHSPVWHPFTQHGLGDPVPLVTHAEGAVLHTEDGRRVVDAISSWWVTTHGHCHPRIMAAIADQAQRLDQMIFAGWTHQPAEDLARELCRILPEELTRVFFSDSGSTAVEVALKMALGFWTHRGENRSRIVVMEHSYHGDTIGAMSVGARGVFNAAYAPMLFDVGRVPFPGNDPQPTYDALEAECAGGAAAFIVEPLVLGAGGMLMYPPAVLAEMRAICARHGTLFIADEVMTAWGRTGTLTACEQADVVPDIMCLSKGLTGGAMPLAVTMASEPIWDAHYSTDRTRTFYHSSSYTANPVACTAANANLAIWREEPVPERIAALAAKQQAHLDTLAEHAMVRNARRCGTIAALELGEPGGSYLSDLGPKLLRRFREADLLLRPLGNTVYVMPPYCIDEADLARVWAEIAAAADDVAAS, encoded by the coding sequence ATGACCCATTCCCCGGTATGGCATCCCTTCACGCAGCACGGGCTGGGCGATCCGGTTCCGCTGGTCACGCATGCCGAGGGCGCCGTGCTGCATACCGAGGACGGCCGCCGCGTGGTGGACGCGATCTCGAGCTGGTGGGTGACCACGCATGGCCATTGCCACCCGCGGATCATGGCGGCGATCGCCGACCAGGCGCAGCGGCTCGACCAGATGATCTTCGCCGGCTGGACGCACCAACCGGCAGAGGATCTCGCGCGTGAATTGTGCCGGATCCTGCCCGAAGAGCTGACCCGCGTGTTCTTTTCCGACAGCGGTTCGACTGCAGTCGAGGTCGCGCTGAAGATGGCGCTCGGCTTCTGGACGCACCGCGGGGAGAACCGCAGCAGGATCGTGGTGATGGAGCATTCCTATCACGGCGATACGATCGGCGCGATGTCGGTGGGCGCGCGCGGGGTATTCAACGCCGCCTATGCACCGATGCTGTTCGATGTCGGACGCGTGCCTTTTCCCGGCAATGATCCGCAGCCCACCTACGATGCGCTCGAAGCCGAATGCGCGGGCGGGGCGGCGGCGTTCATCGTCGAACCGCTGGTGCTGGGGGCGGGCGGCATGCTGATGTATCCGCCCGCAGTGCTGGCCGAGATGCGCGCGATCTGCGCCCGGCACGGCACGCTGTTCATCGCCGACGAGGTGATGACCGCCTGGGGCCGTACCGGCACGCTGACCGCCTGCGAACAGGCCGATGTCGTGCCCGACATCATGTGCCTGTCCAAGGGGCTCACCGGCGGGGCGATGCCGCTAGCGGTGACCATGGCGAGCGAACCGATCTGGGATGCGCATTATTCGACCGACCGCACGCGCACTTTCTACCATTCGTCGAGCTATACCGCGAACCCGGTGGCCTGCACGGCGGCCAATGCCAATCTCGCGATCTGGCGCGAGGAACCGGTGCCTGAGCGGATCGCGGCGCTGGCAGCGAAGCAGCAGGCGCATCTCGATACGCTCGCGGAGCACGCCATGGTGCGCAACGCGCGGCGCTGCGGGACGATTGCCGCGCTGGAACTGGGCGAGCCGGGCGGGAGCTATCTGTCCGACCTCGGGCCGAAGCTGCTGCGCCGGTTCCGCGAAGCAGACCTGCTGCTGCGGCCGCTTGGCAACACCGTCTATGTCATGCCGCCCTATTGTATCGATGAAGCCGATCTCGCCCGGGTCTGGGCAGAAATCGCCGCCGCGGCGGACGATGTGGCCGCGTCCTAG
- the purC gene encoding phosphoribosylaminoimidazolesuccinocarboxamide synthase: MARRRQIYEGKAKILYEGPEPGTIIQYFKDDATAFNAEKKGTINGKGVINNRISEYVFTRLSHIGIPTHFIRRLNMREQLVRQVEIIPLEVVVRNVAAGTLSKRLGIEEGELLPHTLIEYCLKDDALGDPKVSEEEIACFNWCSHEELQDMSSMAIRINDFLSGMFSAIDIRLIDFKLEFGRIWDGDFSRVILADEISPDGCRLWDINTGEKLDKDRFRRDLGGESEAYQEVARRLGLLQNEDSGPGEVLDMNAHRGRLRTPPSRRSNAVGRVRRKPAAQRRHRKRAGGIAPPALFLVGRPRA, from the coding sequence ATGGCTCGTCGGCGCCAGATCTACGAAGGCAAGGCCAAGATCCTCTACGAAGGTCCCGAACCGGGCACGATCATCCAGTATTTCAAGGATGATGCGACCGCGTTCAACGCCGAGAAGAAGGGCACGATCAACGGCAAGGGCGTGATCAACAATCGCATCAGCGAATATGTGTTCACGCGGTTGTCGCACATCGGCATTCCCACGCATTTCATCCGCCGCCTCAACATGCGCGAACAGCTGGTGCGCCAGGTGGAAATCATCCCGCTCGAAGTGGTGGTGCGCAATGTCGCTGCGGGTACGCTGAGCAAGCGCCTCGGGATCGAGGAAGGCGAGCTGCTGCCGCACACACTGATCGAATATTGCCTCAAGGACGATGCGCTGGGCGACCCCAAGGTCTCCGAAGAGGAAATCGCCTGCTTTAACTGGTGCAGCCATGAAGAGCTGCAGGACATGTCGAGCATGGCGATCCGCATCAACGACTTCCTCTCGGGCATGTTCAGCGCGATCGATATCCGCCTGATCGACTTCAAGCTCGAATTCGGCCGTATCTGGGATGGCGATTTCAGCCGGGTGATCCTGGCCGACGAGATCAGCCCCGACGGCTGCCGCCTGTGGGACATCAACACCGGCGAAAAGCTCGACAAGGACCGCTTCCGCCGCGACCTCGGCGGCGAAAGCGAAGCCTATCAGGAAGTCGCGCGGCGTCTCGGCCTGCTGCAGAACGAAGACAGCGGCCCGGGCGAAGTGCTCGACATGAACGCGCATCGCGGGCGGCTGCGGACTCCTCCAAGCCGAAGAAGTAACGCGGTCGGCCGCGTCCGGCGCAAGCCCGCGGCGCAGCGTAGGCATAGAAAAAGGGCCGGAGGGATCGCTCCCCCGGCCCTTTTCTTGGTCGGTCGTCCGCGCGCTTAG